Proteins encoded within one genomic window of Calypte anna isolate BGI_N300 chromosome 25, bCalAnn1_v1.p, whole genome shotgun sequence:
- the NHLH1 gene encoding helix-loop-helix protein 1 yields MMLNSDQTDLDLPPTHSEPESVFSDCGRGGGPEDSGNVALCSESRGAEPGEAVKKDLQHLSREERRRRRRATAKYRTAHATRERIRVEAFNMAFAELRKLLPTLPPDKKLSKIEILRLAICYISYLNHVLDV; encoded by the coding sequence ATGATGCTCAACTCAGACCAGACAGACCTTGACCTCCCCCCCACACACTCCGAGCCCGAATCCGTCTTCAGCGACTGCGGCCGCGGGGGTGGCCCCGAGGACTCCGGCAACGTCGCTTTGTGCTCCGAATCCCGGGGAGCTGagcctggagaagctgtgaagAAAGATCTCCAGCACCTGAGTCGGGAAGAACGTCGGCGCCGGCGTCGTGCCACGGCCAAATACCGCACGGCCCACGCCACGAGGGAGCGGATCCGTGTGGAAGCCTTCAACATGGCCTTTGCTGAGCTGAGGAAGCTGCTACCCACGCTGCCACCCGACAAGAAGCTCTCCAAGATCGAGATCCTGCGCCTGGCTATCTGCTACATCTCCTACCTGAACCATGTGCTGGATGTCTGA